In a genomic window of Campylobacter concisus:
- a CDS encoding CinA family protein yields the protein MRQSILIIGEDLEINREFLNYIFQSYEDHFGELGVVSFAPKNSKELPFIIENLSKDYDFVSIFGSDENFAIAAKIVATLTGGSLELKDSTTLALKDSLDYSKNSFLASLNNAQINLVKANPNEELGEFLVEYEPDFSYFHLIDIDADSAKILMLPLAKTYEVDITLAQILPNLILVRAKSNKFGQIESFLQGVKTLFSQKFIPQKDVIKFVAKRLMQKGLKISFAESCTAGLAAAKFARYGGISASFDGSLVTYANHIKHEWLGVEDEILETYGAVSEPCVKAMVKGTLSTTNADFALAISGIAGPGGGTDSKPVGTVYVAAGDRNGNIEVERLLLKGDRNYIREQSVLSAYLCLLRLKSEIFFA from the coding sequence ATGAGACAAAGTATCTTGATAATAGGCGAAGATCTTGAGATAAATAGAGAATTTCTAAACTACATTTTTCAAAGTTACGAGGATCATTTTGGCGAGCTTGGAGTTGTCAGTTTTGCTCCAAAAAATAGCAAAGAGCTACCTTTTATCATCGAAAATTTATCAAAAGATTACGACTTTGTAAGCATTTTTGGCTCAGATGAAAATTTTGCCATCGCCGCAAAGATCGTAGCGACGCTAACTGGGGGCTCGCTCGAGCTAAAAGATAGCACGACACTTGCACTTAAAGATAGCTTAGACTACTCTAAAAATAGCTTTTTAGCCAGCCTAAATAACGCCCAGATAAACCTCGTAAAAGCTAATCCAAATGAAGAGCTAGGCGAGTTTTTAGTCGAGTATGAGCCTGATTTTAGCTACTTTCATCTAATAGACATCGACGCAGATAGCGCGAAAATCCTTATGCTGCCACTTGCTAAAACTTATGAGGTCGATATCACTCTTGCGCAGATTCTGCCAAATTTGATACTAGTAAGAGCAAAAAGCAATAAATTTGGCCAGATCGAGAGCTTTTTACAAGGGGTAAAAACGCTATTTTCACAAAAATTTATCCCACAAAAAGATGTGATCAAATTTGTAGCAAAAAGACTCATGCAAAAGGGGCTTAAAATTTCATTTGCTGAGTCTTGCACGGCTGGGCTTGCCGCGGCTAAATTTGCAAGATATGGTGGCATCTCAGCTAGCTTTGATGGCTCACTAGTAACCTACGCAAATCACATAAAGCACGAGTGGTTGGGCGTTGAGGATGAAATTTTAGAGACCTACGGAGCTGTGAGCGAGCCTTGCGTAAAGGCGATGGTAAAAGGCACGCTAAGCACAACAAATGCGGACTTTGCGCTTGCTATTAGCGGTATAGCTGGACCAGGTGGGGGCACAGATAGTAAGCCAGTTGGCACGGTATATGTCGCCGCTGGCGATAGAAACGGCAACATCGAGGTTGAGAGACTTCTTTTAAAAGGAGATCGCAACTACATTAGAGAGCAGAGCGTTCTGAGCGCCTATTTATGCCTACTTCGCCTAAAAAGCGAGATATTTTTCGCGTAA